The following nucleotide sequence is from Megalops cyprinoides isolate fMegCyp1 chromosome 6, fMegCyp1.pri, whole genome shotgun sequence.
CAACAATGGCCAGAATCCCATAGCAGTGGGATAGGGCTGGGTTGGTTGGTGAGGACATGCTCATCTCAATGCTCTCAGGCAGGCTGCTGTTCATCAGTCGCCTCTGATTTGCTCAGATGTTTGTGGAGTCGCGTCTGTCCTCCAATGAGGGCCCACTTTGCTCTAGtgcgctgtgtgacttgtgAAAAAAATACCAGTGCAAAAGTGCAGCAGAGGATTGTGCTCACCTCACCTCAGCTCTCCTGCTTGAACATAGAGGTTGTAACAGTTTGAagagaagctggccaatacttctctcataaatgattaaaaaaaaaaaaaaaattttaaagccaataatttattttaaaatccaaacaaagaaaccagcctgtGCAAGCctacagcagggacaaagtgatccttccctgctccccagccacacctgtatttaatcacctTTCAATTAGTCAGGTGTTACTCGTTATCCAGTAGGCTGGCTCCCCAAAtaaattgccaacatgtgcacacacttaACTGATTAATATACAATTGACAATTAGCATTCAGTccaaggaagaggtggtgaaggctctccttcacacagtgAGATTAGCCTAGTATATACAAATAGTGATTCCACAgtagggttgcataaaggggtaAAAAGCAGACAGGAAATACTCTCTTTAATGCAGTCTTGAACAGGTGAGATTTGAACAGAGTGAGACGCTGTCTTCCCCCTGTTTTCTGCAGGTCTTATGGCAGCGTATTTAAAGCCAACTATAAAGAGACGGGAGAGATTGTGGCCATCAAGCAGGTGCCAGTGGAGTCAGACCTGCAGGAGATCATTAAAGAGATCTCCATCATGCAGCAGTGTAACAGGTGAAGTATACGCCTTCAGACTCTACTAGCCTGAAGTTCCAGCCAGATTaatcattctttcaaaatgcattttgtgtccAGTTTTACTAAGCTAATGGATGCATGCATGAAACAGTTATACGTAATGCACTGTTTCCATATAACAGCCCCTTTTTCTGCTTGATTTTGACAATGACGCtttcttatgttttatttttgttttctccgtgcattatttttctgttgacTATGTATGTATAGTAATCGGAATACCTCTCTCTGGTGCTTCCAGTCCGCACGTCGTGAGGTACTATGGAAGCTACTTCAAGAACAGTGACTTATGGATAGTGATGGAGTACTGTGGTGCTGGCTCGGTCTCGGACATCATTCGGCTGAGGAATAAAACGGTGAGGGCAGAGGGTGTCGCCCTGACCGCGTGTGAggcagctgtgtagcatagGGGTAAAGGAACAcagctcgtaaccgaaaggttgctgatttgattccctgctggggcactgctgctgtgcccttgggcaaggtgcttaacctgcaattgcctcagtaaatatccagctgtataaatggaaaacatgtaaaaaaaaaaaaatattaagctatgtaagtcgctctggataagagcgtctgctaaatgacaataatgaaatgtattgtgtgGTGATGAGTATTAGTTCACACGTGATAAAGCCTTCCTTTGCTTGGCCCGCATATTTATGTGCACTTTTCTCCTTTGACCCTTGTCCAGTTAACAGAGGACGAGATCGCCACGATATTGCAGTCCACCCTGAAGGGGCTGGAGTACCTGCACTTCATGAGGAAGATCCACAGGGACATCAAGGCCGGGAACATCCTCCTCAACGCGGAGGGGCAGGCCAAGCTGGCTGACTTCGGTGTGGCGGGACAGTTAACGGTACTGCATACCTCCACACTTCGACCAACGCACACGAGCTCTGTGACCCAGCTGCCACGTTAAACAGAAGGGAAGCAGTTGGGTTTCAGAGGAATCATATTCCTCTAATCATGACTTAATTTAGCCTCTTGAATTGTTTGGTCATTGACACAATTTTGTAAATGATAAGCCAAGAAGATGGGTCTTGAATGACATTATGAAGTACCATTTACTTGCCTGAGGACATGATGCATTTTAATAGTAATGTGAAGGGCACTCAGAGAAATTGTGTAACAACTGTAGCCCCCTGCATTCTCCAGCACTTTTTTTGCCTTCAACGTTTGTTTCTCCTGCCTTCCTCCCAGGACACCATGGCTAAGCGGAACACGGTGATCGGAACTCCCTTCTGGATGGCTCCGGAGGTGATCCAGGAGATTGGCTACAACTGCGTGGCGGACATCTGGTCCTTGGGCATTACGGCCATCGAGATGGCGGAGGGCAAGCCCCCCTATGCAGACATCCATCCAATGAGAGTGAGTCGCCATGCCCTCACTATGCCTCACACTGCAGGTGTACATGACGGAACTTAAACACCATCACCTGTCTCACAGTGTCCTTATTTAAGTTTTAATGTACACAAAATTGTTAAAATGAGACTTACAAACAAAAACTTATTTTAAACCGTCATGTGTATTGcactcattttcacacaaaaaaataattttcgTTAGCTGCTGAGCTGTATGTTGGATCTGTATCAGTTTCATGCTTTACAATGTTTTGTTCTGCTCTCTTCAaatcagaaataacaaaaaacgCAAGTTTGATCCCTCCATCATAACCTAGCGAGTAAATGCACATATCTCATGACATATCACATTCTTTCATTCACCAACAAACAAGATGGGGGCAGGTGTTAGCGGTACCAGAAAAGTCCAACTGTGCACATATTATTGAGGCTGTAGCACTTCAAACCACCATACTGGCTCTAATTCAAACGACATGCATACACCTAAAGCGGATCAGTTTAAACCAGGCTTTAGATTAATGCCACAGATCAGACTAATGCTATGTCCTGTAACAGAGGAAATATACAGGGGTACATAGTCCTTATACAGTGCCTCAATAACTCAGATTTTAACTTCATTACAGGCACGGTAAACACAAAGACATTGTGCTTATTGATTCGCTCACCTCATTAGCCACCGTGGAGCTTACACAGCTGATATTGCCAAAAACTGAGCTGTTCAGCTGTAAGTGACCGGTGAAGCGAAACATTGAGAGCCATTTGTGAATGTGATCCTtttgcattaatgtaatttGATAAGAGTGTTGCTGCTTTGTGAACATTCTTGCGTTCTCTCCATCAAGGCCATATTTATGATCCCCACCAACCCTCCTCCAACATTCCGAAACCCGGACGCGTGGTCTGAGCCATTCAGGGACTTTGTCGTGCAGTGCCTGGTGAAGAACCCAGAAAACAGAGCCGCGgccacacagctgctccaggtACATACTCTGTAGTGTCCGTCCCCCCCGTCCCTCTCATACTTAGTCCTACATGGTCACTGTGCCACATTTTACGCCATCATCTCATGTTCTTCTACACACTATCCCACAGAAACCAACACAAAGCCCCTCTGCTCTGTGGATCTtctaaaacattacattattgtcacttatcagacactcttatccagagcgacttatatatgttataatttttacgttctccatttatacagcttgatatttactgggcaattctgggttaagtaccttgcccaagggtacagctgcagtgccccagtgaggaattgaaccagcaaccttttgcttacaagccctgctctttaccactgtgccacaccattttctgctttgtgtttgtcaCGTTTCCAGCACCCCTTCATTAAGAACGCCAAGCCCAGCAGCATCCTGAGAGCGTTGATCAATGACGCCATGGAGATCAAGCTGAAGAAGATGGAAGCCCAGCAAAGGGAGCAGGACCAGGAGGATGACGAGAACTCGGTGCGGTAGAGCTCCGTCACAGCTGTGTCTGATCTAACAGGGTTTATTTACTATGTCAGGTGCCAGAAATACTCACAGTAGTTTTATCTCGCCTTACTTGACTCCTTGGCACCGCTCCTTGGTTTGGAAACAAAGTAACAAATTGAGCATTCAGACTCACTATGGCATGATGCTGAGGCGTCCCATCCTACCTGCCTCCCCCCTGTCTTTGAGTTATCAAAGTGCTTAACACCATCAAGGTTTAGGATATTTGTGCGTAGGAGTGCACATGATTTTAGCGTTTGTATACCTGCTCCTGGTGCCTCTCGGTCTTGGTATCTCGGGGTGTGTCGGagtaagaatgtgtgtgagcGCCAGGCCCTCGTGTGTCACCAGGACGATGACGAGGTGGACCAGGGCACCATGGTGAGGGCCGGCTCCTCAGACTCGGGGACCATACGGGCGGCGGGCTCACTTGGGGACACGGCCCGCACGATGATCGAAAACGACGGCACCATGGAGTCGCAGCTGGGCACCATGGTCATCAACTCGGACGACGAAGACGAGGGCGGCACCATGAAACGTAAGGGGGATGCTAAAGCTGCATTAGGCACGGTAACACTGCTTCTTTTAGAAAAACTAGCGGACTTTAGTAAGATAGCATCAGCCTCTCACAGACTCTCATCCTGGCAGCTCCTGATAAAACTATATCCTCAAGGGGCCATTAGTTATTCAAGgactttaaaattaaaagagTCACACAGCCTACGTTTTTACATGTCAGTTTGAGTAGGCAAATGCATCGCACACACTGGATATGTGTATCcactatatgtgtgtgcgtgcatttcCCTACAGTCCTacagctctgtggctgtggctgtaagtttctgttttcttttttgcaattttaatgATTTGGCCTTTTAGCTTGACATAGCTTAAAATGCGTCATTCGAGTGAGGTAAGTGTCATTGAGTGAGGCAGCGCTGTTCCAGAAGTGCTACAGTCCTACTGATGGCTTTAGCTCTCACTGAACAGTATCTACTAAGTATTTGACTCGGACATTTGCTGTAATTTAGTATAATAATTGATCCAGGTATTCATACTGGACAAAATACACCAGTGTTGCCAACCCCTGCTTTCTGACAAGCTCCATTAATATATGCTGCTGTTTCACTAGCGTCCACAAGATGTCCTCATGATCTTATGGCAGAAGTGTGTAGGCTAGTTTGGTCTCATTGTTAAAAATGGAGTGCTAGCAGGACAGCGCTCCCAATCCACCATCACTCTTGTCTTTCCAGTTGGAAATATAgcatgtaaattattttatagcGTAGGAATTCATGAAGCTTTTACCCTTATCAAGGGCTACTTACAGGATTTGAGATTTTACAGTTAAGGGTAAAAGTATTGTAATTgctgaaatactgtacatagtCAAACATTTTCCACAATTAAAATTTTGATGTTCTACTATTGTTAGACGTCCAGAGTGACAGATGGTTTACAGGTTAAAGTCATTAGTTGTTTGGAATTGACAACAGATAGATTATGTGTCTGCAGCATTCTGTCCAGGTCAGGGCTACTTGCATGTTGAAACATCTAAAAATATATCCCCCTCATGTGGTCAGCCAGGCTGTATGGTAAGATCAGGCTCAGTTAAAGTTAGTTGTGGCTGATGGTTTTTACGATCTTGCAGAATATAACTCACTGTACTCATCTTAGTACCTTTTGACTTGCTAATAATCCATGCCAATATTCATGATGCGTCATGGATTCTTATTTCTTGTTACTTTGATATCAGTTACTTCACAGTTATGTCTGAGATAGTGTAGCTATTTACCTTGATTTATGAGCTTTCTGTGATATGGGATATGATCTCATACATAGTAAAAATGTGCTCCATGATTGTCATCTGTGTGGAAGAAACAgacatcatcattttttttctaactacaggagtgagagagggttATGTCTGTTCAGTGGAAAGAATGACATTTCCACAACTTATTTGCTTTTTTGGCATCTCTAACCATTATATCAGTTCAGTTTATGTCACTGTTTGTCTTGCGGATAAGGAATAGACGTGTAAGTTCTAATAGGGTTCAGTGGTCCAGTGGTCTAAACTTGCAGTTGAAACCTCTCTTAAGGTTGTTGCAGCTGACCTGTGATGTGTACTCAGACCTGactgagcagcacagtgctgttccaCAGAGGCCTTTGGAGCTAAGTGCCTTCCTTTGCTCGTGTTTGCTGCCTGGACAGGTGTACTTTGGAAGTAAAACACCAAATGTCAGTTTAGCATTGGAAAACAGTAAGCCTACAGAAGAATTTAATGGATCGGAAGGTTGggattaaaatgtgaaaaaggtTTGGAGAACagaaaaggcctttttttctccacttgtCCACACAGTTAATTGTCCTATAGGTAATTGAATGTAATTTTGCAACATTTAAGTAGTCCAGTAGTCCAAATTGGAATGATTTTCATTAGTATCTGATGGAAAATTGTTAGTTGTAAGGAAATTAACAATTACTAGTAGTAATGGTAATAGTAGCAGTAGAAGTAAATAGTATTAACAGTGGTGTTAATAGTATACtccaatttacaatttacaatttggcatttcgcagacgcttttaaaccaaagcgacttgcaATTAGTACTCCAATTATTTTAATAAGCAAGGTAACAGAAGAATATTTGAAGACACTTTACATGTGATTGCTGTAGCCCTTATTATGATGAAATATGTCAATCTCTAAAATAAAAGTGAAGAGAATGTAGGAGCGTATTACAACAAAACGGAGTATCAGTTGCTATGCAGCCAATATAAAGGTTTAGGTGAAAAGTGGGACAAACGGGAACTGTTAGGGAGCAGTATTGTTGTTAATTAAAGACAATAAATTGAAGGGATTAATGAGGCAATAACGAGGCGACTGAACGGCCGAAGCATTTTCTGGTGCACCTtcaggacagagagatgggCACTGTGAGAACAGTTGCTTGTAAAGCTGACTGTAGTAAATATGATCACCGTGGAGCCCCTGGCGCAGGGCTGCTGTCTCTCAGATGAGGGGGAGTGTAGGAAGAAGAGGGATGAAGCAGCCGGACCTTTTTACAGCAGGttgagatgtttgtgtgtgcagtcaAGAGGAGATGGCTGGCAGAAGGGATGGTGTAGTGTAGGGGAAAACAGGACAACAGgacacatttaatatttaaatgtttataaaataaaatatttaagttaCAATAATGATCACCCAAATAATCTACCTACAGTGATTGATAGATGActtgcacagcactgtaacCTACATTATTTGTCTCAAATTATTGCTTTGGCAGGGAGTCccagacagaaatgaaatatattgcaatatactgAGGAGTATATTATTCAGTTCAagaatatattggaaatatacattaatgcaaatcataaatatattgaaatataccaaaatagcattaatgtacatttttaataacttaAAATGACTAATTAAGTTCCTAATGattttaaacacatattttgagctaaaaatacattctgtaaaatgtattctcaatagttttttttacaagatCTTTTAGACAAGAATTTTACACTTTTGtatcttgtttttcatttatactttCGTCAGTGTGACAGTCTGAGAGTGGGATGAATCGTTTGGATTATGTGGACTGCCCTTGGTGCGATTCAGGAGAACTCACTGGTGTCTCTGGTTGCAGCTTACTCAGACACTGTCGGGTAAATTAAACCGATCAAATTCCCCCATTGGGCAGACCTCAgaatcacacacattttccatcaGATACTAATGGCAGTTTATCTAATTGGTATGGATTAATTTAGGGAGCATTGAAGGAGGCATTAACTGCAGAGCACATGGAAAATAACAGTCCCTTTCTAAATTAAATTCCAATTCCAATCTTGCTCTTCTACCTTGAGATAAGTATTCCATGTGTAAGCCTGGTGCTTAGAATAAGCCATTGATTTTCGCTAATGGCGCTTGGGGAATTAAATGGCTATTTCTTTTCACCGCCAGGTAGTCGAGATAAAGACATTAGAGACAAATTAGCAGTTAattgcattatgttttttttccacgttTGAAAGTGATGCAACTGGTTTATTGTGAAGTTAACTCCTGATTTGCTTGCTTGCCCTTGCCCCAGAGCTAATCAGAAACACACTCCTAACAGTGTTTTCACTCTGTGTCTTATGTGCTGTCTAATGCAAGCTATTGTTGTACCACACAGCATTTGATTGGTTTTCCCTTGTCATGCTGAAAAGCAAGACCCCTGTGGAAAGTGAGGTTGGATTGTTTACATATTGACACAATATCTGCATTCCAGCATAGTTTGCCTACAGACTAATCGGATAGGTCTGAATGGCATTACTGATAGTCTAATTGCTATTCGGGCCCATTGTGTCTGTTGCTTTTGCAATAGCCACCTGAACTGAGGTTTGAACTCGTAGTTGGCTTGCTAAAATTTAGTCGCTCTCAAGATGTACTTGTTTTGGCTGCTGGACATAAAAAGCCTTTGGACCACCTGTGTTGGTCAAGCTTTCTTGGGTGAAACGGCACTCGTCAAAACTGTCTGACCAAACTGTCCAACATATAAAGAACTGTTGACACAGCTGGGAAAGGAAGTGTTCCTTTGTGGTTGATGCAAGTCTTGTCATGCATGACACAGCATGAATGCCTCACTCCGTTTGGCCCTTCCCATTCACTGAACCTGCTGTGTCTGCCGATCCGCGTGGTATACAGATCAGCGAATCTGCACGGCTTGTGCCAAATTTTAGTTAGGATCATAGAAAACTTGTAATGGCCATGGGAAGAGCTGAATCATTATGTGTGCTGGTCTTTTGTGGAGGTtactgtatacatggataatgTGGGTGGAATTCAGAATGCAGACCTGTCCCTTTGTAAAGAACAATATGCAATGCCTGAATAGCTCACCTGGCTCTTGAAATCAAACCATTCTTTATCTGTTAATGTAGGGTTTGCCTCaaaggatatatttttttttttagcatttcacTAGTCTACAGCATCTCTGGAAAGCAACACTCCACTCCTCCGGGGAGGGTCTCGCTCTCAGATTGTGCATGGGTTCAAGGCACCAGTGGAAAGGGCAAAAAGTTAACTAAATTACAGCAGGCTTCGGCGGCATGCTATAATGAGCTGTGGCGTTTAATCTGGGGTGACAGGCATGCAAGTgtatgaagtgctgtgtgtcgAGAAAGATTAATGTTTCAGTTATGTGACCCAGTGTGCTGTAATGTAGAATAGAGACATCTGCATTACAGGAGTTTCGGTTCCTTCTCATTTCCGACCACAACGGATGTATACAGCAGGGAGGGAGTCTTCTACACCATGGCAGCCACAGGAATGTAAACAGTATTTTGACGTGTTGTCCTGATTTTGTCTTCAGGGTCATGGCGAATTCTTGGGTTTCTCTGTAAGGTCCATGTCTGTTCCTGTCTTCACAGAGATCACAGCCGAGCAGTAGTGCTCCTTTGGGAGggcatgctttgttttttgtgtgggaCTGAAAGCTTGAAAGAAACTCTTGAAACCACACTTCCCCCCCCATATGCTGTACCCCCTGTGGTGTTCTCCAGATGACTTCTGCTGGAGATGCTGccttaaaaatgaaactgtctCCCAAGAAAGTAGAAACAGAGTCCCAGGGAGCGCTTATCCTTGTCTTAACTGCAGATCTGGTGAATTATTCAGCCAGCATTGGCTTTAGCGGCTCTTAGGCACCAACAGTGGCAGAGAGGTTTGAGCCTGGGTGGTCTGCTCAGTTTTATcgtattttacatttctgatacaaagagagagcaggatgttTTGTATTGAACAGGGTCTGAAAATGCAGTGATCCCAAGCCATCTACAATGCCAGAATTTACAATTAGGCATGCACAGATCTTCAGGGCCATTACTGGTATCCTTTGTTCACTCAACCATATCTGCCCTTTCTGATGCTGATTCCAGTATTTCAGAAAGGTTGTTTCTTATGAAAGCACTGGGAAAGTTAAATTCCTTGATGGCTGTGCATTTTCTTCTCAAATAGACATGAGCCAAATGCACATGAAAGAATGACACCAACCAAATGAACTAATTTGCTAAAAGGATCCATTTCATAGTACaccattaattcattttgtgtcattctCTCAGTATTTTAGTGTTTGAGCTACTGAAAGCCTGGGAAGGTACAATTCAGTGGCTGCCTTTtgtgatttgaattttgaaatatgCATTGATACACCATGAGAACGGAGGCTGAGGAGATACGAAACTCACTGCTGAAATATCGTGTGGGAGTAAATGGCTACACAGGGACACGTGCATTGCATTTTCTTAGACACTCTCATCCACAGTAACTTCTGcgttgtccatttatacatatttgacatatatatatgttgCATATTTACCATcacaattcaggttaagttcCTTGTCTTTTTACTTGGGTGTTGAACCACCAGCCTTTAATATGGTATATGATccttgctctttaccactacgccacactatGTGTACTGCTCAGGAGGAGTGTTCAGTGAGTGCAGAGGGGTTAAATGTAATTGGTCAGGTGACAGAAACTTAAATCATCTACGATGGAAAGCTGGACAATAGCTTATGTTGGACAATATGTTGGACAATAAATTCCACTATATATCACACTACTTCTATTACCCTTGGTTTGTCTAATTTCTTAGAAAACTGCAGTGGTTGCTTCTGTGTTGCAGCTTGCCTTTCCTGCTTACAGACAGCCTTGTTTCCAGTATTTGTTAATGCCTTCTCCCTCTTTATGCAAACCCCGCTTGGGATCACCAAATGTGCATTAAGGCTCGTCTCACTGTGGTGACCCCTGCAGCCGTGCAGGAGCGCTGAATGGAATCCTCCAATAATGCGATTCTGCACGAGTGCTAAATGCAACACCcccttttcacactgcaggtcACACAGCGCGCCAAGGTGAATTTAGCACCAATTTAAAGGACAGACACATCTGCAACTCCAGCATAGGCACTACTGCATgtctgtaaagcactttgtatgtctgacacacatacattagCTAGCATAGCCttgtgttgtaatgttgtaGGCCGCTACACGCTGTGTAGTTGGTAGCTGCGTATAGTTGGTTTGTCTTGCAGTTTCACTACATTTGATGTTCAATAACTTGTGTTGTAGCAGCACTAGAACCCTGCTTCATACATCACTTGGTTTGTAATATCCAAAATAATATAACCTTAGCTGATAGCGCATATTACTCTTCAAATGGGGCTGATCCGATATCCACTTTATACATTGGTGCGGAAAGAAAAACGTTGCTCCTCATGAAGCCATTACAGGAGCAAATTtacaaatcttttttta
It contains:
- the LOC118779400 gene encoding serine/threonine-protein kinase 4-like — encoded protein: MENKDKVQLRNHPRRQLKKLSEDSLTKQPEEVFDVLEKLGEGSYGSVFKANYKETGEIVAIKQVPVESDLQEIIKEISIMQQCNSPHVVRYYGSYFKNSDLWIVMEYCGAGSVSDIIRLRNKTLTEDEIATILQSTLKGLEYLHFMRKIHRDIKAGNILLNAEGQAKLADFGVAGQLTDTMAKRNTVIGTPFWMAPEVIQEIGYNCVADIWSLGITAIEMAEGKPPYADIHPMRAIFMIPTNPPPTFRNPDAWSEPFRDFVVQCLVKNPENRAAATQLLQHPFIKNAKPSSILRALINDAMEIKLKKMEAQQREQDQEDDENSDDDEVDQGTMVRAGSSDSGTIRAAGSLGDTARTMIENDGTMESQLGTMVINSDDEDEGGTMKRREETMQPAKPSFLEYFEQKEKEANSHSGVSEPDHGGDNRKLPAECDIEMMRTWSVEELKVRLDSLDPQMEQEIEEIRQRYQAKRQPILDAIEAKKRRQPNF